One Erysipelothrix amsterdamensis DNA window includes the following coding sequences:
- the dnaG gene encoding DNA primase has translation MKRMPEELINDIRSKTDIVDTISRYMTLSKKGKNYWGVCPFHDDNNPSMSVSPDRQIYKCFVCGAGGNVFSFVKDFEKIGFIDAVVKTASFIDIDVTEYEPQNTVPIDEEKLKLFQALDETQKFTEFQLYTKAGKDALSKLEARGYSMELIKKFGIGVAFGDNQLSKYLLAKGFNEKELVDSDLVRVTDRGIEDVFYQRIMFPIYDRHGRVIAFSARALSDENKVKYINTSETRLYTKGLTVYNLHNAKDSARKHDFILVAEGVTDTIAFTKSGYDNTVSLLGVACTNEQIQMLKQCSSNVVLAFDGDRAGLEATYQVGMKLRKAHCSVTVWYNDTGLDPDECIREYGIERVQKGVDDRINWLDFLMSYGIGNYGLDSFDNRKRVVQFMIDHLKNEDELEQSYYLKKLSDKTNFEYSVLSQQLNARSVMIERETPVISNNVSNTMEFNVNIPERAILRQMLISKEAAYLYRDQLGFLVSDLATDFALIILDCYRNQEVIEIADILSLNISEKMKKFAIDIESSDLLDGYNRASMEQNISLIRNHLVVMGIHDMKGRVLQQDKIDDQAALLEEAIKQLRNKNKREGEH, from the coding sequence ATGAAGCGAATGCCAGAAGAACTGATCAATGACATTCGTTCAAAAACGGATATCGTTGATACCATTTCTCGATACATGACACTATCAAAAAAGGGCAAAAATTACTGGGGGGTTTGCCCTTTTCATGATGATAACAATCCGTCAATGTCTGTTTCACCAGATCGGCAAATTTATAAATGTTTTGTTTGTGGCGCTGGAGGAAATGTTTTTTCTTTTGTTAAGGATTTTGAAAAAATTGGTTTCATTGATGCCGTCGTTAAAACAGCATCGTTTATCGATATTGATGTTACAGAATATGAACCACAAAACACTGTTCCGATAGATGAAGAAAAATTAAAATTGTTTCAAGCACTTGATGAAACTCAAAAATTTACTGAGTTTCAACTTTATACAAAGGCAGGGAAAGATGCGTTAAGTAAACTTGAAGCGCGTGGATACAGTATGGAATTAATTAAGAAGTTTGGTATTGGTGTCGCATTTGGGGATAATCAATTATCAAAATACTTATTAGCGAAAGGTTTTAATGAAAAAGAACTGGTCGATTCAGATTTAGTTCGCGTTACAGATCGTGGAATAGAAGATGTATTTTATCAGCGGATTATGTTCCCAATTTATGACCGACATGGTCGTGTGATTGCTTTTAGTGCACGCGCTTTAAGCGATGAAAATAAGGTCAAATATATCAATACGTCGGAGACACGGCTGTATACGAAAGGTTTAACAGTTTATAATTTACACAATGCAAAAGATTCCGCAAGGAAACATGATTTCATTCTTGTAGCAGAAGGTGTTACGGATACAATTGCTTTTACAAAATCAGGCTATGATAACACAGTTTCACTACTGGGTGTTGCATGTACCAATGAACAAATTCAAATGTTAAAGCAATGCAGTTCAAATGTTGTTTTAGCGTTTGATGGTGATCGTGCGGGACTTGAAGCAACATACCAAGTTGGAATGAAATTGCGTAAAGCACATTGCTCAGTAACAGTATGGTATAATGATACGGGATTAGATCCAGATGAGTGTATACGTGAATATGGCATTGAACGTGTACAAAAAGGTGTCGATGATCGTATTAATTGGCTTGATTTTTTAATGAGTTATGGAATTGGCAATTATGGTTTAGATTCATTTGATAATCGTAAACGCGTAGTTCAATTTATGATTGACCATTTAAAAAATGAAGACGAATTAGAACAAAGCTACTATCTCAAAAAACTTTCAGATAAAACAAATTTTGAATACAGTGTTTTATCACAACAATTAAACGCACGCAGCGTGATGATTGAACGCGAAACACCGGTGATTTCAAATAATGTTTCAAATACTATGGAATTTAATGTTAACATTCCGGAAAGAGCAATTTTGAGACAAATGCTGATTTCTAAAGAAGCAGCATATTTGTATCGTGACCAATTAGGATTTTTAGTATCAGATCTAGCTACTGATTTTGCACTTATTATCCTAGATTGTTATCGAAATCAAGAAGTTATCGAAATTGCAGATATACTATCCCTAAATATATCTGAAAAAATGAAAAAATTTGCTATCGATATTGAATCAAGTGACTTATTAGATGGCTATAATCGAGCAAGTATGGAACAAAATATTAGTTTGATTCGGAATCATCTTGTCGTCATGGGAATCCATGATATGAAGGGTCGGGTGCTTCAACAAGATAAGATAGATGATCAAGCGGCACTACTCGAAGAAGCAATAAAACAATTAAGAAATAAAAATAAGAGAGAAGGAGAACATTGA
- a CDS encoding glycine--tRNA ligase, giving the protein MKKYEFETIVNHVRTSGFVFQGSEIYGGLANTWDFGPLGIELKQNVKKLWWESFVSRNPYNVGIQSAILMNPSVWQASGHLDTFNDPLMDCRKCNTRHRADKLIEEFSETEINAGVMSNADMELYIQEHHIPCPNCGGHDFTNIRQFNLMFKTFQGVTEDTSNAIYLRPETAQGMFVNYRNVQRSMRKKLPFGIAQIGKSFRNEITPGQFIFRTREFEQMELEFFVKPGEDLEWYEYWKKFAMDWLIGLGIKPENLRLREHDEDELSHYSKGTSDIEYRFPWGFDELWGIADRTDYDLKQHQEHSKVSMEYLDPETNEKYIPYCVEPSLGVERLMLALICEAYEEEQLENDTRVVMHFSPKLAPTQVCVLPLSKKLSEPAREVMHKLMGSFACDFDETASIGKRYRRQDAIGTPFCITFDFDSLEDQKVTLRYRDSMEQVRVSVDEAIALMNSEINK; this is encoded by the coding sequence ATGAAAAAATATGAATTTGAGACGATAGTAAACCATGTGAGAACAAGTGGTTTTGTCTTTCAAGGTAGTGAGATTTATGGTGGTTTAGCGAATACTTGGGATTTTGGTCCTTTAGGAATCGAACTTAAACAAAATGTTAAGAAATTATGGTGGGAATCTTTTGTTTCTCGAAATCCATATAATGTTGGTATTCAGTCTGCAATTTTAATGAATCCATCTGTGTGGCAGGCAAGTGGCCACTTAGATACGTTTAATGATCCTTTGATGGATTGTCGTAAATGTAATACACGGCACCGTGCGGATAAACTTATCGAAGAATTTTCCGAGACAGAAATTAATGCAGGTGTGATGAGCAATGCAGATATGGAATTATACATCCAAGAACATCACATTCCATGTCCTAATTGTGGAGGTCACGATTTTACAAATATCCGTCAATTTAACTTAATGTTTAAGACATTTCAAGGTGTAACAGAGGATACTTCGAATGCGATATATCTGCGTCCCGAGACTGCACAAGGAATGTTCGTTAATTATCGAAATGTTCAACGTTCAATGCGTAAAAAATTACCATTTGGAATAGCTCAAATTGGGAAATCATTTAGAAATGAAATTACACCAGGACAGTTCATTTTTAGAACTCGTGAGTTTGAACAAATGGAACTTGAGTTTTTTGTTAAACCAGGAGAAGACCTTGAATGGTATGAATACTGGAAAAAATTCGCAATGGATTGGTTAATTGGATTAGGTATTAAGCCTGAGAATTTACGACTTAGAGAACATGACGAGGATGAATTATCTCATTACTCAAAAGGTACAAGTGATATCGAGTACCGTTTCCCATGGGGATTTGATGAATTATGGGGTATTGCTGATCGTACAGATTATGACCTTAAACAACATCAAGAACACTCTAAAGTAAGTATGGAATATTTAGATCCTGAAACAAATGAAAAATATATTCCTTACTGTGTAGAACCGTCATTGGGTGTTGAGCGACTGATGCTTGCACTGATTTGTGAAGCTTATGAAGAAGAACAACTTGAAAATGATACACGTGTTGTAATGCATTTTTCACCAAAACTTGCACCAACACAAGTCTGTGTTTTACCTCTTTCAAAAAAATTGAGCGAACCAGCGCGTGAGGTTATGCACAAATTAATGGGGTCTTTTGCTTGTGATTTTGATGAAACTGCAAGTATTGGTAAACGATACCGACGTCAAGATGCAATTGGAACACCATTCTGTATTACATTTGATTTTGATTCGTTAGAGGATCAAAAAGTTACTTTACGTTACCGTGATTCAATGGAACAAGTTCGTGTAAGTGTAGACGAAGCGATTGCATTGATGAATTCAGAAATTAATAAATAA
- the recO gene encoding DNA repair protein RecO, which produces MNNKDVGFIVSIVPFREHDAMVHFLGYEYGLIRMILPGYYSAKSKQGRLGLEFSKVQYRFNYQEHKLNRIIGGESINAYLQVRQNLDWLMYMSLVSELTVRCFDYDSHHLFYQWFENCIEANNLEVHCIKYLAFIIQTQGFTPDVDGCVMCGNTNVNAFSIEHGGYVCATHAQHTIKTTKSLMIALLGIFSNRDVDAYLETIDRYALLKILVEYLEFHGDYKFNSWKLISDV; this is translated from the coding sequence ATGAACAATAAAGATGTTGGATTCATTGTATCGATTGTTCCATTTCGAGAACATGATGCGATGGTCCATTTTCTTGGTTATGAGTATGGATTGATTCGTATGATTTTGCCAGGTTATTACAGTGCAAAATCAAAGCAAGGACGATTAGGACTTGAATTTTCTAAAGTTCAATATCGATTTAATTATCAAGAACATAAATTAAATCGAATTATAGGTGGTGAATCAATCAACGCATATTTACAAGTGCGACAGAATCTAGATTGGTTAATGTATATGTCATTGGTCTCTGAATTAACGGTGCGATGTTTTGATTACGATTCACATCACTTATTCTATCAATGGTTTGAGAATTGTATTGAGGCCAATAATTTAGAAGTTCACTGTATAAAATACTTGGCTTTTATAATTCAAACACAGGGCTTTACACCGGATGTTGATGGATGTGTCATGTGTGGTAATACAAATGTAAATGCATTCTCAATTGAACACGGAGGTTATGTCTGTGCAACGCATGCGCAACATACAATAAAAACGACTAAATCATTGATGATTGCACTACTTGGTATTTTTTCGAATCGTGATGTCGATGCATATTTAGAAACAATTGATCGATACGCTTTACTTAAAATACTCGTGGAATATTTAGAATTTCATGGTGATTATAAATTTAATAGTTGGAAACTCATTTCTGATGTATAA
- the era gene encoding GTPase Era, with protein sequence MTFKSGFISIVGRPNAGKSTLINQIVKQKIAIVTEKAQTTRDAIIGVKTEEDYQLIFIDTPGIHKPKHQLGERMNRTAYAHFKGVDLVYYIIDGAEPFGTGDEFVIERLSKLKIPVFLIINKVDKMSEQALLERIAASTDFQFAEIVPISALENNNVDRLLDVTLSYMEEGVMYYPKDQVSAYPEQFIMAEIVREKILELTEEEIPHSVAVAIERIVKKKNATIISAVILVDRPSQKGIIIGKQGSMIKQIGERARGELETVLGEKVFLETYVRVEKNWRNRARMLNQLGYIETEYEQ encoded by the coding sequence ATGACATTTAAATCAGGATTTATTTCAATTGTTGGTCGTCCCAATGCAGGGAAATCAACATTAATCAATCAAATCGTTAAACAAAAAATTGCGATTGTAACAGAAAAAGCACAAACAACACGCGATGCAATCATTGGTGTGAAGACCGAAGAAGATTATCAATTGATTTTTATTGATACACCTGGGATTCATAAGCCGAAACATCAGTTGGGAGAGCGAATGAACCGTACCGCTTATGCTCACTTTAAAGGTGTGGATTTGGTTTACTACATCATTGATGGTGCAGAACCTTTCGGGACGGGTGATGAGTTTGTAATTGAACGATTAAGCAAGCTTAAAATACCTGTGTTTTTAATTATTAACAAAGTTGATAAGATGAGCGAACAAGCACTCCTTGAGCGTATTGCTGCTTCAACTGATTTTCAATTTGCGGAAATTGTTCCTATTTCGGCCCTTGAAAATAACAATGTAGACCGCTTACTCGATGTAACCTTAAGTTATATGGAAGAAGGTGTAATGTATTATCCTAAAGATCAGGTGAGTGCATACCCAGAACAATTTATTATGGCGGAAATTGTTCGAGAAAAAATTCTTGAACTTACTGAAGAGGAAATACCACACAGTGTCGCTGTCGCAATTGAACGCATTGTGAAAAAGAAAAATGCAACAATCATTAGTGCCGTGATTCTCGTAGATCGTCCTTCACAAAAAGGGATTATTATCGGTAAGCAAGGTAGTATGATTAAACAAATTGGTGAGCGTGCTCGTGGTGAGTTGGAAACAGTGCTTGGTGAAAAAGTCTTTTTAGAAACGTATGTTCGTGTTGAAAAGAACTGGCGTAATCGCGCTCGCATGTTGAATCAACTTGGATATATCGAAACTGAATATGAACAATAA
- the cdd gene encoding cytidine deaminase, with protein MKDELITKAFEAMGNAYAPYSNYHVGACLLTRDGKTFVGANIENASYGATNCGERSAVFSAYSHGYRQEDIVGIAIVTDGNLLAGPCGICRQVLSELLEPTTPIYLSNGKESMTTNIEELMPLMFGKKDLNDI; from the coding sequence ATGAAAGACGAACTCATTACAAAAGCTTTTGAAGCAATGGGCAATGCCTATGCACCTTACTCGAACTACCATGTTGGCGCTTGTCTTCTGACACGTGATGGTAAGACCTTTGTAGGCGCAAATATCGAAAATGCATCGTATGGTGCAACGAATTGTGGTGAACGAAGTGCTGTGTTCTCAGCGTATTCTCATGGATATCGTCAAGAAGATATTGTTGGTATTGCAATCGTTACAGACGGGAATCTCTTAGCAGGTCCTTGTGGTATTTGTCGTCAAGTGCTGTCTGAGTTACTTGAACCGACAACCCCTATATATTTATCAAACGGTAAAGAATCAATGACAACTAACATTGAGGAACTGATGCCGTTAATGTTTGGAAAGAAGGACTTAAATGACATTTAA
- a CDS encoding diacylglycerol kinase family protein — protein sequence MISLAKILKRTRKKFKSAFQGVKTGVLYDHSILIQLILGLIAVVFFAFVGITPVEWMFVISAVFMVLVTEFLNSAVEDICDLLIKNYNLHVKEIKDIAAGAVLLAAIYAIIIGVIVLTRRFI from the coding sequence ATGATATCGCTCGCAAAGATTCTTAAGCGCACCCGAAAAAAGTTTAAGTCGGCATTTCAGGGTGTAAAGACCGGAGTGTTATATGATCACAGCATTCTTATTCAACTTATTCTTGGGTTGATTGCTGTTGTCTTTTTTGCTTTTGTAGGGATCACCCCAGTTGAATGGATGTTTGTAATCAGTGCAGTGTTTATGGTTCTGGTTACTGAGTTTTTAAATTCAGCCGTTGAGGATATTTGTGATTTGCTTATTAAAAATTATAATTTGCACGTTAAGGAAATAAAAGATATTGCTGCAGGTGCTGTGTTACTGGCAGCTATTTATGCAATCATTATAGGAGTTATCGTACTCACAAGGAGATTTATATGA
- the ybeY gene encoding rRNA maturation RNase YbeY: MEINYINQSNDENWDAFETYLSPILEETLNKTGFKKSVEVNVVLVDDPSIHNFNKEFRDIDRPTDVLSFEDGSMEGEVFMMGDIIISVDAIRRQAEEYGHSIKREFCFLVAHGYLHLLGYDHHTPEEEVVMFGLQKEILHDIARKDS; encoded by the coding sequence ATGGAAATAAATTATATTAATCAATCAAATGATGAGAATTGGGACGCTTTTGAAACATATCTCAGTCCAATTTTGGAAGAGACTTTAAATAAGACTGGTTTTAAGAAATCAGTTGAAGTTAATGTTGTTTTAGTCGATGACCCAAGCATTCACAACTTTAATAAGGAATTCCGCGATATTGATCGTCCAACGGATGTTTTAAGTTTTGAGGATGGTTCAATGGAAGGGGAAGTTTTTATGATGGGGGATATTATTATCAGTGTTGATGCGATTCGCCGACAAGCAGAAGAATACGGACACTCGATTAAACGTGAGTTTTGTTTTCTTGTAGCGCATGGATACCTCCACTTACTTGGGTATGATCATCATACACCTGAAGAGGAAGTAGTGATGTTTGGACTTCAGAAAGAGATTTTACATGATATCGCTCGCAAAGATTCTTAA
- the phoU gene encoding phosphate signaling complex protein PhoU, whose amino-acid sequence MRLEEKMLVFETDLLAMADRVRKQMAMAIQAIVTEDKTLALNVIEKDDYINDSDENINDQAIEILSLMQPVAKDLRMVVGGIKVSADLERIGDYAKNMGRYVIKSKESQPEYQCDVELLGAKFLENFDAVVSLLKNPNVKDAYDVAEMDESLDELFQGIMARYASEPLETDRIPTQTIGILRNIERAGDHATNICEHVIYIVKGRHIDFG is encoded by the coding sequence ATGCGATTAGAAGAGAAAATGTTGGTGTTTGAAACGGATTTATTGGCTATGGCTGACCGCGTTCGTAAACAAATGGCGATGGCAATTCAAGCGATAGTAACAGAAGATAAGACACTTGCACTAAACGTAATTGAAAAAGATGATTATATCAATGATTCTGATGAAAATATTAATGATCAAGCTATTGAAATCCTATCCTTAATGCAACCAGTTGCGAAAGATTTAAGAATGGTTGTGGGTGGAATAAAAGTATCTGCGGATTTGGAACGTATTGGTGATTATGCGAAAAACATGGGTAGGTACGTGATCAAAAGTAAAGAATCACAACCAGAATATCAATGTGATGTGGAGTTGTTAGGGGCTAAGTTTCTTGAGAATTTTGATGCCGTGGTGTCACTTCTCAAGAATCCAAATGTAAAAGATGCTTATGATGTGGCGGAAATGGATGAATCTTTGGATGAGTTGTTTCAAGGGATTATGGCACGTTATGCATCTGAGCCTTTGGAGACTGATCGTATCCCAACACAAACAATCGGAATCTTACGTAATATTGAACGCGCAGGGGACCATGCTACCAATATTTGTGAGCATGTTATCTATATAGTTAAAGGACGTCATATAGATTTTGGTTAA
- the pstB gene encoding phosphate ABC transporter ATP-binding protein PstB → MNSFQVKNLNLFYGEHQALKEISIDIKKQKVTAFIGPSGCGKSTFLRCFNRMNDLVENCRIEGSVLFEDENIYGRDVDVVDLRTRVGMVFQHPNPFPMSIYDNVAYGLRCQGIKDKKILDDAVKNALIKAALYDEVSDRLGSSALRLSGGQQQRLCIARAIALKPEVILMDEPTSALDPIATAKIEELILDLKKDYTIIIVTHSMQQAGRISDMTAFFLMGDIVEYETTRKLFHTPKDKRTEDYITGRFG, encoded by the coding sequence ATGAATAGTTTCCAAGTAAAAAATCTAAATCTTTTCTACGGCGAGCATCAGGCACTCAAAGAAATTTCAATAGACATAAAGAAACAAAAAGTTACAGCTTTTATTGGTCCTTCAGGGTGTGGTAAATCAACCTTTCTACGATGCTTTAATCGTATGAATGATTTAGTAGAGAATTGTCGCATTGAGGGTAGTGTTCTTTTCGAAGATGAGAACATATACGGTCGCGATGTGGATGTGGTTGATTTAAGAACGCGTGTTGGTATGGTGTTTCAACATCCCAATCCATTTCCGATGAGTATCTATGATAACGTTGCATATGGATTGCGCTGTCAAGGAATAAAGGATAAAAAAATCTTAGATGATGCCGTAAAAAACGCATTAATTAAAGCAGCGTTGTATGATGAAGTTTCAGATCGTTTAGGTTCATCGGCACTTCGTTTGTCTGGTGGACAACAACAACGTTTATGTATCGCGCGGGCAATTGCATTAAAACCTGAAGTTATCTTAATGGACGAACCGACATCGGCCCTTGATCCAATTGCAACGGCTAAAATTGAAGAGTTGATTTTGGACTTAAAGAAGGATTACACGATTATTATTGTTACGCATTCAATGCAACAAGCGGGGCGGATTAGTGATATGACTGCTTTTTTCCTAATGGGTGATATTGTTGAATATGAGACGACACGAAAACTATTTCATACCCCTAAAGATAAGCGTACTGAAGACTACATTACAGGCCGATTTGGCTAG
- the pstA gene encoding phosphate ABC transporter permease PstA, protein MTRKRRIHDFLLNGITYVASLLSVLVLVGIFSFVIVRGKDTLSLDMLKSNYWSENYLLGFSKTESGIYVNPGNLDSGDVFNESYGIAVRNDKNHEGKKTVIVTYIDDKSPFNETYNLTAGPQFEKHQVMHRGDAIERITMRDSNGNRMISGHVAGDDAKSLSLKLDQAQRLESIYFKTQSGGIWGSILATLLLIATSLLFALPLGIGAALYLTEIAPDTAMTRMLESSIEMLAGVPSIIFGLLGIAVLFPITAFFNVSGLSILLGGMTMAIILLPVIIRSVKESLLVVPDGLRSASLSLGGTQTQTIFKVVLPSALPGILSAVLLSVSRIIGESAALIYTMGTFVNDAPGLTQGGTSLAVHIWSVMSQEQPNFELASAISIVILALVLILNLTVKYISKQLQKRMGY, encoded by the coding sequence ATGACACGTAAACGTAGAATTCACGATTTCTTATTAAATGGAATTACGTATGTGGCTTCACTGCTTTCTGTTTTGGTCCTTGTTGGGATTTTTAGTTTTGTAATTGTTCGAGGAAAAGATACATTGAGTTTGGATATGTTGAAATCGAATTATTGGTCTGAAAATTATCTTCTTGGCTTCTCTAAAACAGAATCTGGAATCTATGTGAATCCAGGGAATTTAGATTCGGGTGATGTATTTAATGAATCGTATGGTATTGCTGTTCGTAACGATAAAAACCACGAAGGTAAAAAAACGGTTATCGTGACTTATATTGATGATAAAAGTCCATTTAACGAAACGTATAATCTAACGGCAGGGCCTCAATTTGAAAAGCATCAAGTCATGCATCGTGGGGATGCAATCGAGCGGATTACCATGCGTGATTCAAATGGAAATCGTATGATTTCAGGACATGTTGCCGGTGATGATGCCAAATCTTTAAGTTTAAAACTGGATCAGGCGCAACGTTTAGAGTCTATTTACTTTAAAACGCAAAGTGGTGGGATTTGGGGATCAATTCTTGCGACATTACTGTTAATTGCGACATCACTCTTGTTTGCATTGCCACTTGGTATCGGGGCAGCGCTGTATCTAACGGAAATAGCACCAGATACTGCAATGACACGAATGCTTGAAAGCAGTATTGAAATGCTCGCGGGTGTTCCAAGTATTATTTTTGGTCTCCTTGGGATTGCGGTGCTCTTTCCAATTACTGCATTCTTCAATGTTTCGGGTTTGAGTATTCTGCTTGGTGGTATGACAATGGCAATCATCTTATTACCTGTAATCATTCGATCCGTCAAAGAATCTCTGTTGGTTGTGCCCGATGGCTTACGCTCTGCTTCTCTATCTTTAGGTGGAACTCAAACACAAACTATTTTTAAAGTAGTCCTTCCAAGTGCATTACCAGGAATTTTATCAGCTGTATTACTCTCTGTAAGTCGTATTATTGGGGAATCGGCAGCGCTTATTTATACAATGGGAACGTTTGTGAACGATGCACCGGGATTAACTCAAGGAGGAACCTCTTTAGCGGTTCATATATGGTCGGTAATGAGTCAAGAACAACCTAATTTCGAGTTGGCAAGTGCAATTTCAATTGTGATTCTGGCATTAGTTCTAATTTTAAATTTAACCGTCAAGTATATTTCTAAGCAACTTCAAAAAAGGATGGGATATTAA
- the pstC gene encoding phosphate ABC transporter permease subunit PstC: MSYQSNRFSTEGYQRRKKSVDVWVQSLLKLTGILAASMVIIIFIFIFKRGIAVFLPTYGPNQISLTDFLTGFVWEADKHVYGVLFIVINTVITAFLAMLIAFPISVLTALFISKIAPKKLAKLLTTVIEMLAAVPSVVYGVFASGVIVPFVDQFATTLGFSTFGGRSMLAVVILLAIMVLPTMTSLSIVSMNAVDKNLELGSLALGASSTQTNFKVVLTSAKSGITTGLILGLARAFGEATAVSMVAGNKPTGPTWNPFDITRTLTSTMLSGMKETSGVDYDVRFSVGIVLMIIILISNLMIHAFKRKVGNEGK; encoded by the coding sequence ATGAGTTATCAATCGAATCGCTTCAGCACTGAAGGATATCAACGTCGAAAAAAATCAGTCGATGTTTGGGTTCAAAGTTTATTAAAACTGACAGGAATTCTTGCAGCTTCCATGGTCATCATTATTTTTATATTCATTTTTAAACGGGGCATTGCTGTATTTCTGCCTACATATGGACCAAATCAAATTTCATTAACTGACTTTTTGACTGGATTTGTTTGGGAAGCGGACAAGCACGTTTACGGTGTTTTGTTTATTGTTATTAATACCGTAATAACAGCTTTTCTGGCAATGCTAATTGCGTTTCCAATCTCTGTGTTGACGGCATTGTTCATTTCCAAGATTGCACCTAAAAAATTAGCGAAGCTTCTGACTACGGTTATTGAAATGCTTGCTGCTGTACCTTCTGTAGTATATGGTGTTTTTGCTTCAGGTGTTATCGTACCTTTTGTAGATCAATTTGCAACGACTCTTGGTTTTTCAACATTTGGTGGACGATCAATGTTGGCTGTTGTAATATTACTTGCGATTATGGTGTTACCGACAATGACGTCTCTTTCAATTGTTTCAATGAATGCTGTTGATAAGAATTTGGAACTTGGTTCTCTTGCTCTTGGGGCGTCGTCCACCCAAACAAATTTTAAAGTCGTTCTAACATCTGCGAAGTCGGGAATTACGACAGGACTTATTCTGGGATTAGCACGTGCTTTTGGGGAGGCCACTGCTGTCTCGATGGTTGCCGGTAACAAACCGACAGGTCCAACTTGGAATCCATTCGATATTACCCGAACCTTAACATCCACTATGCTTTCGGGTATGAAAGAGACATCGGGGGTTGATTACGATGTCCGATTCAGTGTGGGTATTGTCTTAATGATTATAATTCTTATCTCTAATCTAATGATTCATGCATTTAAACGGAAAGTGGGGAATGAAGGTAAATGA
- a CDS encoding substrate-binding domain-containing protein yields MSIIMRKSFILLFLFTLILSGCQVQGDEDQIKVYTRDGSSGTREAFESIAGIKSITHNSAETTGNGDMATQVGQAHNAIGYVSLATDFKGNGIKPLQYLGVLPTIDSVNQGSYQLARPFSFVTRREGDFESDEKQALVLAFLDYLNNSIEGKEIVLASGGIVDVSKGVLWEDLKQNHPIVLRDNTDLVLKTGGSTSVEPTIKAAVESFIPMAGNFKYEPNHTGSGDGYKRTLGSEKNGANHIDIGFASRKFKKEEPVSEGMSSGVYCMDAVVVVVNETNTMEDISPELLQKIFSGELSQWKDLV; encoded by the coding sequence GTGAGTATTATTATGAGGAAATCTTTTATTTTGCTTTTTCTATTCACTCTTATTCTCAGTGGGTGTCAGGTACAGGGGGATGAGGATCAAATCAAGGTTTATACACGAGATGGTTCATCTGGAACGCGCGAGGCGTTTGAATCCATTGCGGGGATTAAATCAATTACGCACAATAGTGCGGAGACAACGGGGAATGGGGATATGGCAACCCAGGTAGGACAGGCTCACAATGCAATTGGATATGTGTCACTTGCCACAGATTTTAAAGGCAATGGTATTAAACCGCTCCAATATTTGGGTGTCTTACCAACGATTGATTCTGTTAATCAGGGTTCATATCAATTAGCACGTCCATTCAGTTTTGTAACACGACGTGAGGGAGATTTTGAATCAGATGAGAAACAAGCATTAGTACTTGCATTTCTAGACTACTTAAATAATTCGATAGAGGGTAAGGAAATTGTATTAGCATCTGGTGGGATTGTGGATGTGTCCAAAGGTGTATTATGGGAAGATTTAAAACAAAACCACCCCATCGTTTTAAGGGATAACACCGACCTTGTTCTTAAGACCGGAGGTTCCACCTCGGTAGAACCAACAATTAAAGCAGCGGTAGAATCCTTCATTCCAATGGCAGGCAATTTTAAATATGAACCAAACCATACCGGGTCGGGTGATGGCTATAAGCGAACTTTAGGGAGTGAGAAGAACGGTGCAAATCATATAGATATTGGGTTTGCGTCGCGGAAATTTAAAAAAGAGGAACCGGTAAGTGAGGGGATGAGTTCTGGAGTTTACTGCATGGATGCAGTTGTTGTGGTTGTTAATGAGACCAATACAATGGAGGATATATCACCTGAATTACTTCAAAAAATATTTAGCGGAGAACTTTCGCAATGGAAGGATCTTGTATGA